The DNA window GGGTTCCCGGCGGCGATGTCGTCGCTGTTTTTGGTGCCCTTAGGTGCGACTTTTGGGAATCCTCTATCAGTCTCGATGCACGAGATCGCGGTCATCCTGCTCTTTGGTCTGTTCTTTGCCGTTGCCTCGGTCACCCTGGCCGAAGGGGCGCGGCGGCTGCCGCCCGCCCAAACGGCTTTGTTGTCGACGCTCGAGATGCCATTGGCTCCTTTGTTGGCCTGGGTGATCCTGGCCGAGGTTCCCGCAGGCCAGACAGCAATCGGTGGGGTCGTTGTGTGCCTGGCTGTGCTCTGGTCGCAACGCGAAAGTTAGAGTTCTTTGCGGGCCTGCATCGCCGCGGTGATTGTCCCATCGTCGAGGTAATCCAACTCGCCGCCAATGGGCACGCCCTGCGCCAGCGAGGTCAGGCGCACGCGCCCTTCAAGCTGATCAGCGATGTAATGAGCCGTTGTCTGGCCGTCGATCGTGGCGTTCAGCGCCAGGATCACCTCGGTGATGTTTTCACCGGTGACCCGGTCCACAAGGCGGGGAATGCGAAGCTCTTCTGGGCCAATGGCGTCGAGGGCAGAAAGAGTGCCGCCAAGCACGTGATACCGTCCGCGAAAAACCCCCGAACGTTCCATGGCCCACAGATCGGCCACATCCTCGACGACGCAAAGCTCTCCGGTGGCGCGTTTCTCGGATGCGCAGATCTCGCAGATGTCAGTGGTACCCACATTGCCGCAGTTCAGGCATTCGCGTGCCGTGGCTGCAACGGTCTGGATGGTGTCGGCAAGAGGCGTCAGTAACAGGGCGCGCTTGCGGATCAGGTGCAGCACCGCGCGCCGGGCGGAACGGGGGCCAAGCCCGGGGAGCTTGGCCATCAGTTCGATCAGATTGTCGATGTCGGAATTGCTCATATGCCCCGCCTCGAGACGATTGTTTCGGGTCATACTAGGGCTCTGAGCGCATCAGGTCGAGGGCACAGGGCCCCCGCGAAGCCAGCTTTAGAACGGCAGCTTGATGTCCTTGGGCAGGCCCATGCTTTCGGTCAGCTTGGTCATCTCTTCCTGCGCCTTGTCGGCAGCTTTGGTCTGCGCGTCCTTGATGGCGGCCAGGATCAGGTCTTCGACAACTTCTTTGTCGTCGCCATTAAAGATCGACGGGTCGATGTCCAGCCCTTTGAGCTCACCCTTGGCCGAAGCGGTCGCCTTGACCAGGCCGGCGCCGGATTCACCCACAACCATGACGTTGTGCAGCTCTTCCTGCATGTCGGTCATCTTGGTCTGCAACTCTTGGGCAGACTTCATCATCTTGGCCATGTCGCCCAGGCCACCAAGTCCTTTGAGCATCTCGTGTCTCCTAGCAAATGCGTTGAGGCGTAGATACGGGCGGTCCCCTTTGTGTGCAAGTGTTGCGGAGAGGGGAAAAGGAGAGGCTCCCGTCAGTCGTCTATGTCTTTTGCAAGACATCTCCTCCTGTTGGGCCGGGCCGCGCGTGGGCTTTGCCCACGCGCGGCCCGGCCCAAAGGGTGACCCCACTTCTGGCAAAGCCAGAAGTGGGGTCACTCACGGGAGCACTTCGAGTAAGGGCGGCTTGAACAGAACCAAGGTTACTCGTCGTCGAATGGGTCCCATTCATCTTCGACCTCGGGGAGCGCTTCTGTCTCAACCTGTGCGGCGCGTTCTTCGGGTGTTTGGATATGCGTGATCTTGGCCTTTGGGAATTCAGCCAGAACAGCTTGGACCAGCGGATGGGCCTCGGCTTCGGATCGCAGGGCGTTTGCAGCCGCGTCTTTCAATTCTGCAATCGTCGGCGCATCGCCGTCCGAGACGACGGAAACGGCCCAACGGTTGCCGGTCCAGGATTGCAGTCGGCTGCCCAGGCGCGCGGCCAGATCACGAGGAGCGGAGTCCGAGGGCGTGAATTCGATCCGTCCCGGTTGATAGGCGACCAGGCGTACTCCGCCTTCGACATCGACCAGCAGTTTCACGTCGCGTCGGGTGCGGATCAGTTCGACCACATGTTCGAATGTGGGATAGCGGGCCAGGGCCGTGGCCGTGTCCTGTGCTAAGGCGGTCACCGGCGCGCCGCCGCCGCTCCGCGGGGCCGCTTGGGCATAGGCCGTTGTGCCTCCGACAGGTGCGCCGTTGCCCGGCGCGGGCATTCCACCACTTGGGTTCGGTGGGGGTGTAGGCGGGGTATCCTGCAGTTTGCGGATCAACTCTTCGGGGCTGGGCAAGTCGGAAACATGGGTCAGGCGGATCACAGCCATTTCGGCAGCCATCATGGCATTTGGCGCGGCGGCGACCTCTTCCAGCGCTTTGAGCAGCATCTGCCACATTCGGGTCAGCACGCGCATCGGCAACGCCTCGGCCATCTGTGCGCCGCGAGTGCGCTCGTCGGGAGAGATGGTGGGGTCTTCGGCGGCGTCTGGTGTGATTTTCACCACCGAAACCCAATGCGTGATTTCGGCCAGATCGCGCAGGACCGCCAGCGGGTCGGCGCCTTCGGCATATTGCGCGCTGAGCTCAGTCAGAGCTCCGGCGGCATCACCCCGCAGGATCATGTCCATAAGGTCCAGAACCCGGCCCCGATCGGCGAGGCCCAGCATGGCGCGGACCTGATCGGCGGTGGTTTCGCCCGCACCGTGGCTGATGGCCTGATCCAGCAGCGAAGTTGCATCCCGTGCCGAACCCTCAGCCGCGCGGGTGATCAGGGCAAGCGCGTCATCGGTGATCTCTGCACTCTCAGACACAGCGATCTTGCGCATGAGCGCGATCATGTCCTCGGGCTCGATCCGGCGCAGGTCAAAACGTTGGCAGCGCGACAGTACCGTCACCGGCACCTTGCGGATCTCGGTGGTGGCAAAGATGAACTTCACATGCGCGGGCGGCTCTTCGAGCGTTTTCAGCAGCGCGTTGAAGGCGCTTGTCGACAGCATGTGAACTTCGTCGATGATGTAGATCTTGTAGCGGGCCGAGGCGGCGCGATAGCGGACCGAGTCGATGATTTCACGAATGTCGCCCACGCCAGTGCGGCTGGCAGCGTCCATCTCCATGACGTCGACATGGCGGCCTTCCATGATGGCCACGCAGTGTTCGCACTGGCCGCAAGGCTCGGTTGTGGGTTGCCCTTGACCATCCGGCCCAATGCAGTTCATGCCCTTGGCGATGATCCGCGCGGTGGTGGTTTTGCCGGTGCCGCGAATGCCGGTCATGACAAACGCCTGCGCGATCCTGTCCGCCTCGAACGCGTTTTTCAGGGTCCGCACCATGGCGTCTTGTCCGACAAGATCGGCAAAGGTCTCGGGTCGGTATTTGCGGGCCAGAACCTGATAGGGGGTCGGGGCTGTGTCGGTCATTTCTGCTCTGCCGGATTCGTCATGAAGCCGTAGCGTAGTTGCCGCAGCCACCGGCGTCCACAGTTGCGACGCGCGAATTTCGTTTGGATTTGGCCGGGGGCGCTGTACAACTTTTGGAATTACATCAGTTGGCTGAATGTTTGAGCCTTTTGAATTCCTTGGGGGAAGTCATGTCGGAAATGGTGATTTATGCGTTGCAGGTCGGCGGCGGCACCCTGGCGATTTCCCCGTTGCCAGGACGGTATGGCGACTACGAAACAGATCTGGACCTGATTGCGTCCTGGGCGCCGGGGCTGGTGCTGTCCATGACCACCGAGGTCGAGATGTTACAGCATGGCGCCAGCATGTTTGGTGCGGACATCCAGGGGCGGGCTTGTCGCTGGGTGCACTTGCCGATCGAGGACTTCGGCGTTCCGGGTGAGGTGTTTCTGGAACAATGGTCAGATGTGAGCGCCTCGGCGCGGCAAGCCTTGTCCGGGGGCGGGCGTGTTCTGGTGCACTGCAAAGGAGGGTGTGGGCGCTCCGGCATGATTGCTCTGCGCCTTATGGTCGAATGCGGGGAGAACCCGCGTGAGGCGCAGAAACGTTTGCGGGCCGTACGCCCCTGTGCCGTCGAGACGGATGAGCAGATGCAATGGGCCTCGACCGGTCGCATTTTGCGTGTGCTTGACTAGGGTCCTGACCCTAAGCTTTGTTGTGGCCGTCATAGGGCCAGGGTACACTCGCGCCTGTGGCGTTTTCAGCTTCGCAGATGGCACTTGCGCCCAACCGGCCAAAACGCGCTGTATACGGTAATCTAGGTAGGCGGGTCGAACCAAGCGCAACCCGCCGAGCGAAGCGAGGCTCGGCCCAACGGGAGGCGGCGTTCCGTCAGGAACGCCAATGACGGGCGGGAGCACCCCGAGGCCGCCAATGTCCCTCCGTCAGAGAACGGCGTGGTGCACAGTTTGGGTCTCGATGTTGGTGGGCACCGCCTCGGCAAGGGCGCAGGGACGCTCGAATGTCCCGGCAGGCATAGGCCGCGGTTGTGGATCAAACAACGCGTCTGCAAATCGGTTCAAATCCTCTGTTTCTGCCTCGGGGGTCACACCGCAGAAGATGCGTATGCGATCATGGCTGGCAGTGAACCGGGCCGGACATTCCATCGGGCAATGCTTTAGGACGCTGTTTCCTTCGATCTCGAAATCGTCGGATGTCATGGGCTTTGACGCTACCATGGCTTGCGACAGCTTCTCGGCCATGCGTTGCACCGCAGGGCAGGTTTTGCCGGTGTGCTGACACACGGTCGCTGAAAACAGGTGAGTGTTGGTCTTCCAGATCATGTTGCGCCCTCCGCGCAGGGAAAGGGGAATGTGACCGGAAAAGGTGGCTTGGGTGCCATCGATTCGGCCCGGACGCCCCGCCCAGGTTCGAGTTTCAGTTTCGATGGCAGGTCTCCTGACTTGCGGGTCATCGCTTGGCCGACCTTCCCGACCTTGCGGTCAGTGGTGTTTCGGCGTCGCTCTCCGCTTACAGTTGCGGGGGCAGTCGCGGACTTGGCCTCAGATTGGGCCGCACCGTGTTCCCTTTTCATCCCGGTCGCGGATTCGCGGCGCGGGAACCATCATGAGATGGCTAGCGGTTGGATGGGGTTGGCGTCAATCGGTTTTGGTCGCAAACAGCCGATCGGGTAGTTTGCGCAACTCATCCGAGCTTTGTCGGGCACGCGCCAATTGCCAGCCGCCTTGTAAAAGAATGAACAGCGTGTCGGCGGTGTCGCGGGGATGCGCCTCACCCAGGCGTGCAGCGTGGTGGGTTACTTCGGTAATCCAGCCCTCGTAAAGGTGGTGCGCGTGCTGGCGAAAACCTGTGTTGTCTGGCCCTTCAAACAGTGTCGCTGAGATCGGGCAACCGTCCCACTGGCCTGAATTGTCAAAGAGCTTTGCTGCCTTATGGCACAAGGTTTGTGTACCAGAGGGAAAATCCTCTGCCGGTTCGAAAGAGGCTGCGATAAGGCGCAACATCTCGTCCGAGGCCCAGGTGGCCGCGGCCACGGCGAGATCGGATTTGCCGTTGGGAAAGTGATGATAGAGCGAGCCTTTGGGTGCGTCTGCTGCACTCAAAAGCTCTGACAATCCAACCCCATGATAGCCCCTACGCCGGAACAGGTCGGCAGCGGCGCGGATCAGGCGGTCTTTGGTTGGAAGCGGACGTTCGGTCATGTTCGCGTGATATTGACACCACTAGACCGAATGGTCCAGTGATGTGTTTAGACTGATCGGTCTAGTGGCCGGAGCTATGTCAGAGGATGCACGATGCTGGACAATCAAACTGTTGTCGAAGTCGAGGAGTTTCACTTTCCCGCAGGTCCGGCCGAATTGTCGGCGGTTCTGTATCGGCCTGCTGGCAAGCCGCTGGCAGCAGTGGTTCTAAATGGTGCCACTGGTGTTCCGCGCGACTATTACCGACACTTTGCGCGGTGGCTTGTCGAAGCGCGCGGCATGGCGTGTCTGACCTATGACTACCGAGATTTTGGCACGTCGTTGAAGGGGCGATTGAAAGATTCGCCCGTGACCATGTCCGATTGGGCCCTGATCGACATGCCCGCAGCGCGGTTCGAGATGAAGCGGCGGTTTCCCGATGTTCCGCTGTGGGTCATCGGTCATTCCGTGGGCGGGATGCTGATGCCGTCACAGGACGGGATCGAGGATGTGGATCGCATGATTGGCGTGTGCTCGGGGCTTGTGCATCACACGGATCACGATTGGCCGTATCAGGGGCTGGCGCGGCTCTTTTGGTTTGGGCATGTGCCGTTTCTGGTGAAAGTGCTCGGCTATCTGCCGGGCAAGATTACGGGGTTCGGAGCCGATTTGCCGCCGCAGGTGTATTGGCAATGGCGGAAATGGTGCACGTCGCCCCGCAGCTATCTGCCCGAGGCCGGGCTAACCATTCCAGCGCCTGATTGGGGTCGCAGCAGGGCACCGGTGACGATGATTGCCCTCAACGACGACGACACCATTCCGCCCAAATGCGTGTGGAAACTGTCCGAGCTTTATGGGGCAGGGGTCGAAAAAAAGACCCTGACGCCTTCGGATTATGGGTTGAAAGAGGTCGGCCATCTTGGGGCGTTTGCGCGTCGAAGTCGGACGTTGTGGCCCGACCTGGTGCCAGCCCTGTAACGCCGGGCACCCCAAGTTAGGGGCGCCCGGCATGGGTTACAGGCCCTTGCGGCCTTTCTTGTCCTTCATCACTGAACGGACCATCTTGCCAAAGGCTTTGTCGCGCGCCCGCGCCTCGGCCACGGTTTCCGAGTTCATCCGATCCTCACGCAGCAGCTTTTGCCAGCGACGCAGGCGATCTGGATCAAGAGTTCCGGCCTCTATCGCGCCCCGTATGGCGCAACCGGGCTCGGAACTATGCGCGCAATCCGAAAAGCGGCAGTCACGGGATAGCTCGACAAGATCGGCAAAGACCTCATCAATGCCGTCCGGGGAATCAAGCATTCGCAAGGCCCGCATGCCCGGTGTGTCGATCAGCCACCCGCCGTTGGTCATGTGACGCAGGGCGCGGGATGTGGTTGTGTGCCGCCCCTTGGCGTCGTCTTCGCGTATGCCAGCCGTGGCGTCCCGAGCTTGCGTCAACCCGTTGGTCAGCGTGGTTTTTCCCACACCGGAAGATCCGACGAGGGCCCCGGTCTGACCGTGCGGACACCAGGCCATCAGCTGACTTATGTCCCTGCTGTCATGAGCGTTCACGGCAAGGACTGTCAGAAATGCCTCAAGCCGCTCGGCTTTGCGGACATAGCTTTGCGGATTGTCGCAGGTGTCGGCTTTGGTCAGTACGACAACCGGGTAACACCCGGCCTGATGTGCCAGCGCCAGAAATCGCTCCAATCGCGCGACGTTGAAATCGGCATTGCAGGAACTGGTGATGAACAAGACATCGACGTTGGCCGCGATCAACTGCGCATGCACGCCGCTGCCTGCTGCCCGACGTGACATCAGTGTTTTGCGGTCCAGGGTTTGGTCGATCAAGCCATCGGAGCTTGCCGCGACCCAATCGCCGACGGCAAAGGTGCCAGTTGACTGGTTAGCACGAGGCAAAAGAACCCGTTCTCCGGCAGGGGACAAGCCCTTTAGCCGGTCGCGATGCACGGCAGAGATGCGATAGATGTGATCGGATGTTGGCGCAGGGATCTGCGCCGCAAAATGGTTGGACCATCCCAGGTCCATATAGTCAAAAGACATTGGTCTACCTGTTGCAGAATGCAAACAAACCGCAGTGGCGGCAAAGCGCGCGACTGCGTCAGTGGGTCAGGCAGGGACGAAAGTTTTGGTTCAGACGGTCTCTGCCCGAGGGGATGCAACTACAATCATGAAATCCCTCCATTGGCTAAGTATCGTGAACCCGATCCGGGTTGGATCAAGTGAGAGGTTGGACATCGACCCAAGCGGGGCTCGTTGTGGCTGCTTCCTTCCGGACCTGACCAGGTTGGCGAGGCGCTCGCCCGCGCCAACCTCTCGAGGCCGATATAGGCTCTGGTGCTGGAAAAGACAAGCGGCGTGTCACAAGGCAATGGACAGGTGCAGGAAACTTTCGGCGTCGAGCCCCCGGTCCTGGATTAATCCCTTGGGCAACTCGCTCAGATGTGCACGGGCGGCAGGTCCGGTGGTTTCAAGGACATGAGTGTTTTCAACAGGGGCAAGCCGCCAGCTTGGCTGTGTCAGTTGCGGCTCTGGCGGCAGGTTGCCTGCCACATAGTCCCGGATCAGTTGTTGGATCCGATGTGACGGCACAGGGATCGGTTGCGCGGTGCGCAAGGCGGCGAAATTGCCACCCCCATTGGCGCGATAGTTCGGCAAAGCCACCGCAAACCTTTGATTGTCTTCTACCTTTCTTCCGGCGTGACGCAGATTGTGGATGCGCCCGTGGGCGGGATTCAAGACCTCGCCGGCTGGGTTGAAACGCGCCGGCGTTGTGATGTCGACCTCATAGGTCAGCCCGTGAATGACATCAAAGTTGTGTCCGGGGTGTTCGTGGTCGCGCAGGGGCATGTGATTTGTACCCGGTACAATCCGGTTGAACACGCCCGCCGACATTTCCAGCCAGTCGCGAATTTGTGCACCTGTCGCAATCACCGCGCTCAACTCGTTGGGAAAGACGTGCAGGTCTGCAACATGACGCATCGAGATCGTTCCAGCAGGAACGTCGGTGTATCGGAGAGGTCCTGCGCGCCCGCCGAACTTGGACGGGGCCGCAGCGGACAGCAGCGGCAGGTCGCGCGCGGAGGTCGAGGATTGATACGCTCGCAAAGCTGCGGCTTGTGCGGCTGCGACCAAGGCCAGGCCCCGATCCTGGGCAAAGAATGTGAAATAGCTGTGCAGCGGCTCCGAAATTTCGCCGACAGGTTCTTGCATCTCGTGGCGGGTGCGAAAGTGCTGCGGCTGAAACAGCTGTTCCAACATCGCGTCTTCGCTGGCAAGTGAGGTGATCTTGCCGGTCTCGGCGGGTTGAGAAATTGGGGCCAAGGCGCTTTGGCTCGATGTGACGCGCCACCCGCCCTCTCCGTCTGCCATGATGTCCAGGTCAATGATCCCCAGGTGGGAACCTGCTGAACCGGGCATCACGGATGGTTTGCCATGGATGCGCCCGCGTTCAGCATCGACCCCTGCAAGACCCTTGTGGGCGGCCCCAGGCAGGTGGAGATGGGTATGACCAGTGATCAGGGCGTCCACTTCGGCTGATTTTGCAAGCGGAATGGCAGCGTTTTCGACCAGTTCACCCGCACCGTTCGATGTCAGGCCCGTATGCGCCAATGCGACCACCACGTGGCATCCCTGGCGCCGCAAGTCCTGTGCTGTCTTGCGCCCCGTCTCGACAATATCCTCGATACGAACCCGGTCGCGCAAAAAGTGCGTGTCCCAATCCAGCGTTTGCGGAGGAAGGACAGAGAGAACCCCGATTCTGATCGGCCAGTCCTGTCCGCCAGCTGATACCGAGCGTTCAAGAATCAGACTGGGTCGCCATCCGACCGACGTATTGTCGATCGGGCGTACATTCGAGCATACCACCGGGCAGGCGGCGTCGTCCAAAACCCGGTTCAATGTTTCCAGTCCAAAGTTGAAGTCATGGTTCCCCAGGCCAATGGCGTCATATGCCAGGGCTTCAAACGCGGTCATTAGGGGATGCCGGACCTGGGATTCTCGAACGGCAAGATCGCCAATTGGCGTGCCCTGAATGCTGTCGCCGTTGTCGAACAAGACGACCAGCGCATCCTGGGCATCGCGGCGTGCTGCTTTGATCAGGCTGGCCACGCGGGTTAGTCCAACTGTCGGGTCCGGGCGATCAGAGTAGTAGTCGAAACTGCCCAGGTTCATGTGCAGATCACTGGTTGCAAGAATGCGCAAACGGGCCGCCTGTCCTGCAGGACAGGCGTCGGCCAAAGTTGTTGAGGTGCGTTGGTCTGCTGTCATTCTGTTCAGTGTATAATATATTCTCGTTAAAGTTGTTATAGGTAGCAAAACACAGAAATCCAGATCACTTACAAGGACTTAGGCACTTTCAATTTGTGTCAGTTGTGATCCTATTTTGCGTCAACAGTCGTCTTCAGGGTCATATCTGGTCAAGCGGGTTGTGGTAGGCGCTCAAGGGTATATGAAGTTCTGGTCGAGGGAGCAGGAGACGTGAAATGAAGCGCGCAGAGCAGGTCACCTTTGGCGGATCGGGTTTGAACCGGGCCGCACATATCCGGAACGACGCTGTTGCATTGACCCAGGCCCGTCAGCATCCCGATGCGGCGTGTATCCTGTTGTGGCGTGGCAAGGTCATGGTTCATGGCGAGCGTCTGGACAAGCTGTCTTGGGTGACGATGGCGCATCCTATCCTGCAGGCGGGATATCAGACCGCCGCCGAAGAGATGATCTTTCTTGGTTTCGAAGATGACGGCGCACCTTGCTTCGCGCTCGATATCTCGGGGTGGGAGCCTGTGGGGCAGGATGTCAGCACCGTTGGCGGGTTCGTAGATCGAACCGAGCAGCATCACCCCGATTGCCCGCCGGGCCATGTCTTTGCCGAGCTTCGTCGGATCATGACCCGTCTGTCCGCGCGCGACGCCGAGCTGGCGGCGACGGCCAAGGCGGTGATCGGTTGGCACGAAACCCATCAGTTCTGCGCGCGTTGCGGTGCGCCCAGTGAAATTGTGCAGGCGGGATGGCAACGGTCCTGTGATGCCTGCGGAGGGCAACATTTCCCGCGGACCGACCCGGTTGTGATCATGCTGATCACCTACGGGGATTCGGTGCTGATGGGCCGTTCGCCAGGGTGGCCAGAGGGCATGTATTCGCTTTTGGCAGGTTTTGTCGAACCGGGTGAAACACTTGAGGCCGCTGTACGCCGCGAAGTGATGGAAGAGGCAGGTGTCAAAGTCGGCCAGGTTAATTACCTGTCCAGCCAACCTTGGCCGTTCCCGGCGTCACTGATGTTTGGATGTGCGGGGGAGGCTCTGTCACGAGAGATTAAGATTGATCCGGTAGAGATCGAGGATGCGATCTGGGTTACGCGACAGGACATGATGCAGGCCTTTGCCGGGGAACACCCCACAATCCTGCCTGCCCGAAAAGGGGCAATTGCACATTTCCTTTTGGAGAACTGGCTTGCGGATACGCTGGATTAAGACGACAATTTGCCAAACAGGAACAATGGGGCGACATGCAGTTTTCGGGTAAAGAAGATATCGAGGCACCGATCCAGAATGTCTTTGCCGCGGTTTCGGAATTCGAAAGTTTCGAACGCTCGGCAATTCGCCGGGGGATCGAGGTGCAGCGCGTTGACACCAGCCATCCCGTCGCTTCTGGGTTGGCATGGGACACATCGTTCAACCTTCGCGGCAAGCCGCGCGACATGCAGATCACCTTGGCAGAGTTCGCGGAACCCTCACTTATGCGATTTGATTCTCGCAGCAAGGGCATTAACGGGGATTGCGTGATCGAGTTGCTGGCTTTGTCGCCGCGCCGAACCCGGTTGAGCGTCGACATCAAGCTGTCGGCAAATACTCTGGCTGCGCGCTTGTTTCTGCAATCGCTCAAACTTGCTCGCAGTAGTTTGAACAAGAAATTCAAGTTGCGACTAGCAGATATGGCGAAAGAGATCGAGCGGCGACAATCGCGTTTGTCTTGATCCCAAAACCGCTCCCTTGCCCGCACAGCCAATTGCCGGAACGCGTTTCGGCGCGAATGCATGCTCTGGGGTGACGCGCCTTGAGTTGTTCACGGCGTGGCACCAGCCTTCGCATGGCCAAAGTTTGAGATTCATTCAGATTTAGTTTGTTTGCGCCTTGCACCGCCATTGGCACCGATCAGCTGGATCAATTCATGCTGTGTCGTGCGCTTGGGCCTTTGCCGCCTTGCCGGGGACCCCGGGCCGGGGGGCGGCACGGGGCCGATCATTTTGGGGGCGTATTGCTGATCCGGGTGTCGGGGGATCAGTGACGTTTGCGTGCAGCCGGATAGACGCCCAGAATCTCGACGTTGGTGGTGAAATATCCCAGTTCGTCCATTGCAAGGCGGACATTGGCATCGTCGGGGTGCCCTTCGATGTCGGCGTAGAACTGTGTCGCGGTAAAGCGACCGCCGACCATATAGCTTTCCAGCTTGATCATGTTGACGCCATTGGTGGCAAATCCCCCCATCGCCTTGTACAGCGCCGCCGGGATGTTGCGGACCTGAAAGACAAAGCTGGTGATCATGCCCAGATCGCCGCGACGTGATTCGTCGGCTTTTGGTGACATCACAAGGAACCGTGTGGTGTTGTCTCCCTGGTCTTCAATGTGGCGGGCCAGAACGTCCAATCCGTAAATTTCTCCGGCAAGTTCACTGGCCAGAGCAGCAGATTGGATGTCGCCCGCTTCGGCAACCTCGCGCGCAGCGCGGGCGTTGTCTGGGCTCACGCGGCCCCGGATGTTGTTTTCGCGCAAAAACTTTTCGCACTGCGGCAACAGCACCAGATGCGAATGCGCCTCGGTCACGTCGGACAGGCTCGCGCCCGGAACCGCCAGCAAGTTGATGTGCACGCGGACAAATGCTTCATCAATGATATGCAAGCCGCTGTGCGGCAGCAGGCGGTGAATGTCGGCCACACGCCCGTATGTAGTGTTTTCGACCGGCAACATGGCAAGGTCAGCCTCGCCCGACCGAACCGCTTCGATCACGTCTTCGAATGTGCGGCACGGCAGCGCCTCCATATCGGGGCGGGCGTCGCGGCAAGCCTCGTGGCTGTAAGCGCCGGGCTCTCCCTGAAAGGCAATGCGGTTGGTCATTTGTCGGTTTCCGTGCAACAAGTTCTTGAATTGGGCGTTTAGTCGCGGTGTCTATACCTTGCCTCTTGCAAGGGGAAGCCTTAGACACCCGCCCAGACAGCTGAAATGGACTCGCGATCAATGTTCGACACGATGACAGTTACCAAGGCCGCAGCAGGCCTGCTTGGCGCCTTTCTGGTGCTTCTTCTTGGCAAATGGGCCGCCATGATGATTTACAACGTGGGGGGGCACGGCGAAGCCTCGTACGTGATTGATACCGAACAGGCGGCCGAAGAGATCAGCACTGGCGAGGAAGTCAGCTTTGACGAGTTGATGATGGCCGCCGACGTGGACAAAGGCGCCCGTGTGTTCAAGAAATGCTCGGCCTGCCACAAGTTGGAAGCTGGCGCAAACGGCACCGGCCCGAGCCTTTATGGCGTTGTTGGCCGCGCCGTCGCGTCCGAAGCCGGGTTTGGCTATTCCAGCGCGATGCAAGCCAAAGGCG is part of the Falsiruegeria litorea R37 genome and encodes:
- a CDS encoding bifunctional 2',3'-cyclic-nucleotide 2'-phosphodiesterase/3'-nucleotidase, coding for MTADQRTSTTLADACPAGQAARLRILATSDLHMNLGSFDYYSDRPDPTVGLTRVASLIKAARRDAQDALVVLFDNGDSIQGTPIGDLAVRESQVRHPLMTAFEALAYDAIGLGNHDFNFGLETLNRVLDDAACPVVCSNVRPIDNTSVGWRPSLILERSVSAGGQDWPIRIGVLSVLPPQTLDWDTHFLRDRVRIEDIVETGRKTAQDLRRQGCHVVVALAHTGLTSNGAGELVENAAIPLAKSAEVDALITGHTHLHLPGAAHKGLAGVDAERGRIHGKPSVMPGSAGSHLGIIDLDIMADGEGGWRVTSSQSALAPISQPAETGKITSLASEDAMLEQLFQPQHFRTRHEMQEPVGEISEPLHSYFTFFAQDRGLALVAAAQAAALRAYQSSTSARDLPLLSAAAPSKFGGRAGPLRYTDVPAGTISMRHVADLHVFPNELSAVIATGAQIRDWLEMSAGVFNRIVPGTNHMPLRDHEHPGHNFDVIHGLTYEVDITTPARFNPAGEVLNPAHGRIHNLRHAGRKVEDNQRFAVALPNYRANGGGNFAALRTAQPIPVPSHRIQQLIRDYVAGNLPPEPQLTQPSWRLAPVENTHVLETTGPAARAHLSELPKGLIQDRGLDAESFLHLSIAL
- the nudC gene encoding NAD(+) diphosphatase, with product MKRAEQVTFGGSGLNRAAHIRNDAVALTQARQHPDAACILLWRGKVMVHGERLDKLSWVTMAHPILQAGYQTAAEEMIFLGFEDDGAPCFALDISGWEPVGQDVSTVGGFVDRTEQHHPDCPPGHVFAELRRIMTRLSARDAELAATAKAVIGWHETHQFCARCGAPSEIVQAGWQRSCDACGGQHFPRTDPVVIMLITYGDSVLMGRSPGWPEGMYSLLAGFVEPGETLEAAVRREVMEEAGVKVGQVNYLSSQPWPFPASLMFGCAGEALSREIKIDPVEIEDAIWVTRQDMMQAFAGEHPTILPARKGAIAHFLLENWLADTLD
- a CDS encoding SRPBCC family protein — encoded protein: MQFSGKEDIEAPIQNVFAAVSEFESFERSAIRRGIEVQRVDTSHPVASGLAWDTSFNLRGKPRDMQITLAEFAEPSLMRFDSRSKGINGDCVIELLALSPRRTRLSVDIKLSANTLAARLFLQSLKLARSSLNKKFKLRLADMAKEIERRQSRLS
- a CDS encoding prephenate dehydratase encodes the protein MTNRIAFQGEPGAYSHEACRDARPDMEALPCRTFEDVIEAVRSGEADLAMLPVENTTYGRVADIHRLLPHSGLHIIDEAFVRVHINLLAVPGASLSDVTEAHSHLVLLPQCEKFLRENNIRGRVSPDNARAAREVAEAGDIQSAALASELAGEIYGLDVLARHIEDQGDNTTRFLVMSPKADESRRGDLGMITSFVFQVRNIPAALYKAMGGFATNGVNMIKLESYMVGGRFTATQFYADIEGHPDDANVRLAMDELGYFTTNVEILGVYPAARKRH
- a CDS encoding c-type cytochrome; amino-acid sequence: MFDTMTVTKAAAGLLGAFLVLLLGKWAAMMIYNVGGHGEASYVIDTEQAAEEISTGEEVSFDELMMAADVDKGARVFKKCSACHKLEAGANGTGPSLYGVVGRAVASEAGFGYSSAMQAKGGDWTPEALDAFLLKPSSDVSGTSMSFSGLKKQGDRVNLIAYLDSLDN